AGCTCGCAGAGCGTTATTACTTCGCGATACTTCAGCGGCAGACTCGTCACTGCTTTCCGCACTGCCGCCAGTGTCTCGGCTCGCTCCAGCTTCTCCTGTGCGCTCGCTTCTGCATCAGTGGCGACTTTGTCCAGGTCTTCCGGCTGAGACGTGAACCATCGCAACTTCCAGCGCAGATGACGCAGCACCAGCTTCCGTGTGATCCCCAGGGCGAAGTTCAAGAGATTCCCCCGCGCTTCATCAAAGTCCTTGGCGCGATTCAGCAGTGTGAGGAAAGCTTCGTGCACGATGTCCTCAGCCTGCGCCCGCTCGCCGAGCATGTGAAACGCAAAACGATAGAGCGGCCCGGAAAGTTCATCATAAAGCTGCGCAAATGCCTCTTTATCGCCGCGAACAGCCCGACCCAACAGCGGGTTTTGAATCTCACTTTTGTCCACGGCGCGGTCGATGCTCTGGATCGTAGAGCGTTTGTTCATCACGTATTCGCTTCTCAGCGAGAGAAAGTTCCAAAAGTTAGACGAAGATGTTGGCCGGTTGTCTTGGAAGCAACATGCTGCAGGTCAACGTTGAGGACTCCCGGCAATGCCAGGTGGTAGAATCGGGCCCCATAATCCGGGACCCAGCCATGCACAAGGACTCGGCTGCCTGATAGGCCGACAAACGCGCCAAGGGGGAGCGTAGGAATGACACTGGAAGAATGTCTAAACTCCGCAAACGAAGCCAAAGCTTTGATGGAGTATGCAAAAAAAGAGTTCAACGACGAGAACATCGTTTTTCTGGAGTTTGTGAGGAAGGTGAATCCTTCGCTCGGTTTCTGCCCACCCGGCGTGATCGGCTTGAGCAGCAATGTTGACGAACGGCATGCGGAAAATAAGTGGGGAATTGAACTTATCCGGTTCCTCTACGACCATTTCATCAAGAATGCGGCGACACTTGGAGGTTTCGCAGGAGGGCGAGACATCAACCTTTCTGGGTCCGTGTTCGAGTCTGTCAAGAGCGCTTACCAGGATGTAATCAGCCATGCAGACAGTAAGCAGGGGGTTGATGCCTTGAAGAGGCGAAAGGTATTCGATGCGGCTTACCGCGAGATCTACGGGCTAGTGCAAAGGGATACGTATGCAAGATTCGGAAGGGAACAAGGCAAGGAAGTCTTGGAAAAGAAGTACAGCGCCAATGTTCCGTTCCCACGGCTCCCGCAGGCCTAGCTGTCACCTAGCTTGACACGGGTGTATGGAGCCACTGAATCTGCTCGACGACAACGAGTGACACCGACAATTTGCGCACAAGACGACAACGGGCACTCGCAATGAGTGCTCGCACAAATTCTGCCCGTGCCGGTCGTCACATCTTTTCGAGGGCATTATGTTAGCGACCGAGTCGCATCGCGGCAGCTTAACTTCTTAGCTAAAGGGAGAGCAGGTGAGCGAGGCGGAAAGTCAACCTCGTAGCGCTGCTTCATTTCTCCTTCGGCGGTTCCCATAATTCAATTCGGTTTCCATCGGGATCCATGATCCACGCAAACCGTCCGTAATCGGCGTTCTCGCGATGCGGATCAATCTCAACTCCCGCCTTCTTCAACTCATCCAGCAACCCGTCCAGATGATCCACACGATAGTT
Above is a window of Terriglobales bacterium DNA encoding:
- a CDS encoding sigma-70 family RNA polymerase sigma factor, translating into MNKRSTIQSIDRAVDKSEIQNPLLGRAVRGDKEAFAQLYDELSGPLYRFAFHMLGERAQAEDIVHEAFLTLLNRAKDFDEARGNLLNFALGITRKLVLRHLRWKLRWFTSQPEDLDKVATDAEASAQEKLERAETLAAVRKAVTSLPLKYREVITLCELCEMTYEATAAQIGCSVGTVRSRLHRAHALLADKLKQRFRPEEKESPQLSEVVAP